Proteins found in one Brachyspira murdochii DSM 12563 genomic segment:
- a CDS encoding galactokinase: protein MYNISQLKELLKEKKMHEKFSLIYGGDEKSISEAYNRLEKTIKHFESIDKSEEIYLFSASGRTELSGNHTDHNNGCVLTASINLDKLAIVSKRNDNKIVVYTDYSNNPDVVDINNLEIDKNEYGKSNALSRGVCAGIKKEGYNIGGCTISLNNKVLIGSGLSSSASFESLIGEIQNALYNDDKISKVDIAKIGQYAENIYFGKPCGLMDQMGCSVGGIMSIDFKDNNNPIIEKVEYDFESNGYALMIVDAKGDHSSLTNEYAAIREEMNAIADYFGKKVCREITKKELIDNASKLREKIGDRAVMRAYHFIEENERVINQINALKNDDIKTYIKLMNESGLSSFMYLQNCYSVTSSKNMGVALAICLTKDFLKGEGACRVHGGGFAGTIQALIPLEKSEEYKKYMNNVFGEGSAVKIRVRQAPVCEI from the coding sequence ATGTATAATATATCCCAATTAAAAGAATTATTAAAAGAGAAGAAAATGCATGAAAAATTTTCATTAATATACGGAGGAGATGAAAAAAGCATATCTGAAGCCTATAATAGACTAGAAAAAACAATAAAACATTTTGAAAGTATAGATAAAAGCGAAGAAATATATTTATTTAGTGCCTCTGGAAGAACAGAATTATCAGGCAATCATACTGACCATAATAACGGATGCGTACTTACAGCATCTATAAATTTAGATAAACTTGCTATAGTTTCAAAAAGAAATGACAATAAAATAGTAGTTTATACTGACTATTCAAATAATCCTGATGTTGTAGATATTAATAATTTAGAAATAGACAAAAATGAATACGGAAAATCAAATGCTTTAAGCAGAGGTGTTTGTGCAGGGATAAAAAAAGAAGGATATAATATAGGCGGCTGTACAATATCATTAAATAATAAGGTGCTTATAGGAAGCGGATTAAGCAGTTCTGCAAGTTTTGAATCTTTAATTGGAGAGATACAGAATGCATTATATAATGATGATAAGATAAGCAAAGTAGATATAGCCAAAATAGGACAATATGCTGAAAATATATATTTTGGAAAACCATGCGGACTTATGGATCAAATGGGCTGTTCTGTAGGCGGAATTATGTCTATAGATTTTAAAGACAATAACAACCCTATTATAGAAAAAGTAGAATATGATTTTGAAAGTAATGGATATGCTCTTATGATAGTAGATGCTAAAGGAGATCATAGTTCTCTTACTAATGAATATGCTGCTATAAGAGAAGAGATGAATGCCATTGCTGATTATTTCGGTAAAAAAGTGTGCAGAGAAATAACTAAAAAAGAATTAATAGATAATGCTTCAAAATTAAGAGAAAAAATCGGCGACAGAGCTGTAATGAGGGCTTATCACTTCATAGAAGAAAATGAAAGGGTAATAAATCAGATAAATGCTCTAAAAAATGATGATATTAAAACTTACATAAAACTTATGAATGAATCAGGACTTTCAAGTTTTATGTATTTACAAAACTGCTATTCTGTTACAAGTTCAAAAAATATGGGAGTAGCTTTGGCTATATGTCTTACAAAAGATTTCCTAAAAGGCGAAGGGGCATGCAGAGTACATGGAGGAGGTTTTGCTGGTACTATACAGGCTTTAATACCTTTAGAAAAATCAGAAGAATATAAAAAATATATGAATAATGTATTTGGAGAAGGAAGTGCTGTAAAAATAAGGGTAAGGCAAGCTCCAGTATGCGAAATCTAA